Within the Senegalia massiliensis genome, the region AGAAAGATTTGACATGAACCTTATAAGAGTAAATGCACAAGATATATTCTTATCAAAATTAGAAGGCGTAACAGACCCTGAAACTAAAAGAAAAATTATTGGTGAAGAATTTATAAGAGTATTTGAAAGAGAAAAAGAAAAGTTGAAAAAAGAATTTAAGGATATTGATTATCTTGTTCAAGGTACAATTTATCCTGATGTAATTGAAAGTGGAACAGATAAAGCAGAAGTTATAAAATCACATCATAATGTAGGAGGACTTCCAGAAGATGTAGATTTTAAACTTGTAGAACCTTTAAGAGAATTATTTAAAGATGAAGTAAGAGTACTTGGAAAAGCACTTAATATGCCTGATGATGTAATAATGAGGCAACCATTCCCAGGACCAGGACTTGCTATAAGAGTTTTAGGTGAAATAACAGAAGAAAAACTTCATATAGTAAGAGAAGCAGATTATATATTTAGAGAAGAAATAAAAAAAGCTGGACTTGAAAATAGTATATGGCAATACTTCGCAGTATTACCTAATATAAAAAGTGTTGGAGTAATGGGAGATGGAAGAACTTATGCTCATACAGTTGGACTTCGCGCAGTGAATAGCTCAGATGGAATGACAAGTGATTGGGCAAGAATACCATATGAAGTATTAGAAAGAGCATCAAACACGATAGTTAACAATGTAGATGGAGTAAATAGAATAGTATATGATATAACAAGTAAACCACCAAGTACTATTGAGTGGGAGTAATGAATAAAAGTCTTGAAACCTTTGGAAACAGAGGGTTCAAGACTTTTTTGTTTTTTGGAAGTACTATTTAAATAATATTTATGAATATTTTGAGTTTATATTATATAAAAGAAGTAAAAATAATAGATTATAAATTATAGTAATTGAGCCTGTAAAATAATTTGTTTTTAAAGCCAAAAATATACTATTTACATTTCCTTAAATTAAATATCAGTATATAAATTTATAAGTAGAGTTATTTTAAAAGAAATTATTTTTTAAAATTGTTATTATTCTATTCTTTATTTTTTGCCAATCGCTCATACTTTTAAACTGTTTTATATCGAAGTATTGCGATAGTACTATATATAAAGGTTTCATTGTATATTTATTTATTTTATATACGATATTTTTTTCATAGTTAGGTTCTTTTTCTTTTTTACAAATAATATAATCTAAAAAATTACTTCCATTAAGATCATAGTGTAAAAAATTTCTAAGTATTTGACACTCTTTTTTTAATTCTGAATCGTATTCTATTATTATGTTGCTAAGTTCCCCATTAAATTTTTTATCAATTATTTCAAATCCGTCTTTTAAATGTTTTTGTATATTTTTAAGATTATCCATAATTTCATCAGTTTTTATAGATATTAAACGAACAGCTATATACTTACTTAAATAGTTCTCATCACTACTAAATTTTGTTGCTTTTTGTAACCATAGGCAAAAGGTGACCTCTTGCAACATAATTAAAAGTCTGGTTTTAATTATGTTGTTTTTTGTTCCTCCATTAAATAATTGAGAATGATGAATATCTTTCATTTGATAATCTTGTTCATCTACATACTCAAGAATTGGAGTATTTTCTAATGTTCTTAATTTGTATGTGGACAAATCATATATTATATTTGCAAATTCACGAATTGTACTACCAATGGTTTTGTAAAATTCAAAAACACTATGTTCGCTTGATTTTGAATTTAAAAGGTCAGTGTCTAAATATACGTATTGATGAAATATCGTGCTTCCAACCAAAAAGCCATCTTCTACATATAAACCAATATTATCAATGTCGTCTCCAAACTGAAGAATAGAGTTATCAACGATATCTTTGTATATTTTTTCATTTTTTCCTTTTTTATTGTACTGTTTAATTTTATGCCTAATTACTTTAATATTGTTATCTAATGAGACTTGTTTATTAAAAAGGTCTTTGTTTATCTGATAAATAATTAAGCAAGAATCTCGGCCTATAGAATGTATGGGTAGCTGATTGAATTTTTTATTATCTCTTAATCTAATTAAATAGTAGATACCACACAAATCATAATATGCAGTTTCATAAGCATAGTTTTTCATTTTCATCCTCCAGTTAAGAAATCTATAATAATTATACTGCTAGATATATATTCATTCATGTGAAAAGTGAAATCTTATTTAGAATAGCGGATTTACTTTTATGGTAAAGTTA harbors:
- a CDS encoding DNA polymerase III subunit gamma/tau, whose amino-acid sequence is MKNYAYETAYYDLCGIYYLIRLRDNKKFNQLPIHSIGRDSCLIIYQINKDLFNKQVSLDNNIKVIRHKIKQYNKKGKNEKIYKDIVDNSILQFGDDIDNIGLYVEDGFLVGSTIFHQYVYLDTDLLNSKSSEHSVFEFYKTIGSTIREFANIIYDLSTYKLRTLENTPILEYVDEQDYQMKDIHHSQLFNGGTKNNIIKTRLLIMLQEVTFCLWLQKATKFSSDENYLSKYIAVRLISIKTDEIMDNLKNIQKHLKDGFEIIDKKFNGELSNIIIEYDSELKKECQILRNFLHYDLNGSNFLDYIICKKEKEPNYEKNIVYKINKYTMKPLYIVLSQYFDIKQFKSMSDWQKIKNRIITILKNNFF